One Helianthus annuus cultivar XRQ/B chromosome 12, HanXRQr2.0-SUNRISE, whole genome shotgun sequence genomic region harbors:
- the LOC110895283 gene encoding U-box domain-containing protein 15, producing the protein MAMAEKGKMGILRNNEGGDDVIAEMMEMIETVGSYTNFRRTQRKECLKLVRRLKLLIPLLEETKELNQAIPTRAFQSFVHLKKALLSAKKLLKQCNFGSKIFLALEGDAVMCRFHGVYDKLNEALDGLMMYEELGITEEVQEQIELLQKQLQGAKRRTDTLDIELAMDMMIIFSKDDERNADIAILERLAKKLDLYSIGDLELETVAVKKLVKERGSTKHVESTQQIVDLLKKFKKVAGFDENNGNVLEDSPTLRCLDRCLSLLVPHEFLCPISLEIMTDPVIIATGQTYERENIQKWLNSNHRTCPKTGETLSHLALAPNFALRNLIIQWCEKNNFELPKKESYMMSEDQNAFIDEVYSLVQNMSSSQLSTQIQAVEKIRMLSKENPENRILIANCGAIPPLVKLLYSPNQKVKEHSVTALLNLSLDEANKRLIAREGAIPAVIEVLQNGTDEARENSAATLFSLSMLNENKVMIGCLKGIPPLVKLLRNGSIRGKKDAATALFNLSLNQSNKTRAIKAGIIEPLLHLLKERSLGMVDEALSILALLAKQPEGQSGMGQLSVIETLVGFVKDGTPKNKECATAVLLELGLNNSSVILAALQYGVYDHLVELSKSGTSRAQRKANALLQQMSKCEHIL; encoded by the exons ATGGCTATGGCAGAGAAGGGTAAAATGGGTATTTTGAGAAATAATGAAGGTGGTGATGATGTGATTGCAGAGATGATGGAGATGATAGAGACAGTGGGATCTTATACTAATTTCAGAAGAACACAGAGAAAAGAGTGTTTGAAGCTTGTAAGAAGGTTGAAGCTTTTAATCCCACTTTTGGAAGAGACTAAAGAGTTGAATCAAGCAATACCCACAAGGGCATTTCAGTCTTTTGTTCATTTGAAAAAGGCCTTGCTTTCTGCTAAGAAGTTGCTGAAGCAATGCAACTTTGGAAGCAAGATCTTTCTG gCATTGGAGGGTGATGCAGTGATGTGTAGATTTCATGGTGTGTATGATAAGTTGAATGAAGCTTTGGATGGATTGATGATGTATGAAGAACTTGGAATTACTGAAGAAGTTCAAGAGCAG ATTGAGCTACTTCAGAAGCAACTACAAGGAGCGAAACGAAGAACGGATACATTAGACATAGAACTAGCCATGGACATGATGATTATTTTCTCAAAAGACGATGAAAGAAACGCGGATATCGCAATCTTAGAAAGACTTGCAAAAAAACTAGATTTGTATTCCATCGGAGACTTAGAACTCGAGACGGTAGCTGTTAAAAAACTCGTTAAAGAAAGAGGTTCCACAAAGCACGTAGAGAGTACCCAACAGATCGTGGATCTCTTGAAGAAATTCAAAAAAGTTGCAGGCTTTGATGAGAATAACGGCAACGTTCTCGAAGATTCTCCGACATTAAGATGCTTAGACCGATGCCTATCGTTGCTAGTTCCCCATGAGTTTCTTTGTCCGATATCGCTTGAGATCATGACGGATCCTGTTATAATCGCTACTGGACAG ACGTATGAGCGGGAAAATATCCAAAAATGGTTGAACTCAAATCATCGAACGTGCCCGAAGACAGGGGAAACGTTGAGTCACCTAGCGCTCGCCCCTAATTTCGCACTTCGGAATCTCATTATTCAATGGTGTGAAAAGAACAACTTCGAGTTACCAAAAAAGGAAAGTTACATGATGTCAGAAGACCAAAACGCTTTCATAGACGAGGTATATTCGTTGGTTCAAAACATGTCATCGAGTCAACTCAGCACACAAATTCAAGCCGTTGAGAAGATAAGAATGCTGTCAAAGGAGAATCCCGAAAACAGAATCTTGATAGCGAATTGTGGAGCAATCCCGCCTTTGGTCAAACTCTTGTATTCCCCGAACCAAAAAGTCAAAGAACATTCGGTGACCGCGTTGTTGAACTTGTCACTTGATGAGGCTAATAAGCGACTTATAGCACGAGAGGGTGCGATCCCTGCTGTTATCGAAGTTCTTCAAAACGGTACGGACGAAGCTAGAGAAAACTCGGCTGCTACTTTGTTTAGTCTGTCGATGTTAAacgaaaacaaagtgatgatcgGTTGCTTAAAAGGGATTCCACCGTTGGTCAAACTGCTACGAAACGGGTCAATCAGAGGTAAAAAAGACGCTGCCACCGCATTGTTTAATCTTTCACTAAACCAATCAAACAAAACCCGAGCGATCAAAGCTGGGATTATCGAGCCGTTGCTTCATCTTTTGAAGGAACGGTCGTTAGGGATGGTGGATGAGGCTCTTTCGATTCTGGCGCTTCTTGCAAAACAACCAGAAGGGCAAAGTGGGATGGGTCAGTTATCGGTTATCGAGACGCTTGTCGGGTTCGTGAAAGACGGGACCCCGAAGAACAAAGAGTGTGCAACTGCGGTTCTTCTGGAGCTCGGGTTGAATAATTCTTCGGTGATATTGGCTGCACTGCAGTATGGTGTTTATGATCATCTTGTGGAGTTAAGTAAATCTGGAACAAGTAGAGCTCAAAGGAAAGCTAATGCACTTTTGCAACAAATGAGCAAATGTGAGCACATTCTATAA